The Penicillium digitatum chromosome 6, complete sequence genome contains the following window.
AACGGGGGCGCTATCAGAGGTCTACTTTCTTCTATGGGGCTAGCAGGTCGTGTTGTATCTGATGTCCCTGTTGCCAAACTATCAGGTGGACAATTGGTATGTAAAATGTGAAACAATTGAATCCAGCTAACAATCCTGTCAAATCTAGGTCCGCCTTGCATTAGCTCGAATCGTCTGGGATGCACCACAGCTTCTCATTCTAGATGAAATTACCACGCATTTGGATTTCCACACTGTCACTGCATTAGCTACAGCTCACTCCTCCTTCAATGGCGCCGTGCTTCTGGTTTCACACGACCGTTTCCTTGTTCGTTCTGTGATTGAGGGCAAACGAGACACCAAGTACAAACTTGACGAAGAATTCGAAGGACTCGACGAAGAGACCGACGAAACGCCAAGGCGTCGATCGATCTATGTGATTAAACAAGGCAAGATGAACGAACAGAAAAATGGGGTGGAGCAGTTCGAAAAGAGCCTGGTGAAGCAGGTGCAGAAGTTGTTGCCAGCTATGGATTAGTTGATGTAGTTGATGCGATGACCAATCAAAATGAATATATAGTGACTCAGCACGGAGCCCGCCACGAAACATGTGCGATAAGAGACATTCCCCTCATTCCTCCGCGGAGTACCTCTTAGAATAAATATTCGCCTCCAACATGCAACATTATACCCCTTGAAAGAATTCCCTCATGGCTGGCTCATGCAAGCGAATTTGGTCTTGCTCTAGGGCTGCCCGCCCGTGGGGTATACAGACTCGAGTCCAGAGTACTCGCGCCGCATCAAGACCTGACGCAATCGTCGCCTCCCCTGAATTACCTCCTCCGCACATATCAACTGAATCCTCCAAACTGTCAAAATTCAAGTCTGTGAAGCCCTTCTCCGAGTTCCTCACCGATACCTTTAATCGCCAACATGACTATCTCCGCATCAGCATTACAGAACGGTGCAATCTTCGGTGTCTGTACTGCATGCCCGAGGAAGGCATAGACCTTTCGCCCTCTGCGAAACTGCTGACGTCCCCGGAGATCCTATACCTGTCCTCACTGTTCGTCTCACAAGGCGTGACCAAAATCCGATTGACGGGCGGGGAGCCGACAGTCCGAAAAGACATCGTGCCGTTGATGCAGGACATTGGCAAGCTGCGACAAAATGGGCTTCGGGAACTGTGTCTGACAACCAATGGGATCTCATTATATCGAAAATTAGACCCGATGGTAGAAGCCGGGTTGACGGGAGTCAATCTTAGCCTGGACACGCTGGATCCGTTCCAGTTCCAGATCATGACACGTCGCAAGGGATTCGATGCTGTGATGAAGAGCATCGACCGCATTCTGGAAATGAATCAGGTCGGTGCGGGGATCAAGCTGAAGATTAATTGTGTTGTTATGAGGGGAATGAACGACCGAGAGATCCTCCCGTTCGTGGAACTGGGCCGCGAGAAACCGGTTGAAGTGCGCTTCATCGAGTACATGCCTTTCGGTGGGAACAAATGGAACCAGGGAAAGATGTTCTCGTACCAGGAAATGCTGGCTGTCATCCGAGAGAAGTATCCCACATTTGAAAAAGTGGCCGACCACAAGAATGACACGAGTAAGACATACCGTGTTCCTGGATTCGAAGGGCGCGTGGGATTCATTACGAGCATGACACACAACTTCTGTGGTACCTGCAACCGGTTGCGCATTACTAGTGATGGGAATCTCAAAGTCTGCCTGTTCGGTAACGCCGAGGTCTCATTGCGGGATATCATTCGCAAGGAAAACGGTGGAAACCCAATTGACGTGGATGCAATCAACAATCTACAACTGTTAGAAACAGTACAAACTTCCGCACGCCTTAGTGACAAAGGCGGCTTGGTGAATGAGCGAGAACGTGAGATCCTTGACATCATCGGCATGGCTGTGAAACGAAAGAAGGCGAAACACGCCGGCATGGCGCAACTGAAGGATATGAAGAACCGCCCTATGATCTTGATCGGTGGGTAGTCATgttctttccttctttttttttaatgatTGGAGACGCTTTTATGACCTGTAAATCATCTCGGATCAACTTTTATTTTGGATTCCATGGAATTGGCGATATCTTACTTGATACCGTGCATACATGAAATTGATGTATTTGGACATTGTTACATTGAATCATCAGGCTGATAGATGAACTAGATAATAAACCGAAAGCATGGGGGTCAGGATCTCACTTTTGGTCACCCATACCAATACATATACTTTCGCGTCTCCCTGCAGCTTCCCAAAGTCGTCTGTACCACTCTGGGCGTTCTAAATCAGAGACCGAGAACCGTAATCCACGTCTATCCCCCTCTCTACCCACCGCCTCAGACGCCGACCTCCCTCACCTCACACCATCCAAGACCGTACACATGACCCAGATCACCGAAAAACCCGAAACAAAACGCGTCGCTACCGCCGCCTGCACCGTCTCCTTCTCGAACGCACGACCCTGGGAAATCCTCCGCGAGGGCCAGACCACGCACAAAGGCGACGTCTTCAGCGTTGCCCGGATTGCAGGTATCATGGCCGCAAAAAGAACGCCTGATATCGTGCCCCTTTGTCATCCAGGCATTGGTATTACCGGGGTTGAGGTTAGCGTAGAACTAGTTGAACCTGCGCAAAACAGGGATCATGGCGGCATGCATGTCGTGGCGTCGGTCAGCTGCTTTGGTCGTACAGGGGTGGAAATGGAGGCTATGACCGCTACTATAGGTGCGGCTCTAACGGTTTACGACATGCTAAAGGCTGTGGATAAGGGAATGGTTATTGAATCCGTTCGattgttggagaaacagggtGGAAAGAGTGGGCATTGGGTACGGGAATAAGTTGATTGTAGTTGAAATAGAGTAGGTATAACATGTTCGGTtaatctacaacatacagctCACAAAGGGCTTTGACCAGATGATCCTCCCTAACCCTAATGGGGCATTCTTGCTATAACCGTACCATCCCTGTGTTGATCGTCCCCAGTGCACGATTAATTTGGAAATTAGGTTCCTTTTGTATGGTGCACCCATACTAAAGGtaccaaaaatccaaaaattcaaaaatcaTAAAATTCATTTTTCCCAACCCTTAAGCTTACTCAACGATAAGAGTGCTAAACAGATGGTTTAATAGACAACATAGGTATAACCGTACAACTTCAATGTTCGAATGCTTCAATTATAGCTTATCTACAACTGTTGTAGATTGATTCTAAGTTTATTAGAACCCTTTCATATACCATTTCTGTCTACCTAGAATTTTCCTTTGGCTTGTAACGGGTTGAGTATTAtgatttttgaatttttgaatttttgaatttttggtACCTTTAGTATGGGTGCACCATACAAAAGGAACCTAATTTCCAAATTAATCGTGCACTGGGGACGATCAACACAGGGATGGTGTCctgggcgcttggcacgtACCTATGGATTGGCCCTATATGCCAACCGTTTGAAAACTCCTTCACTGCATTTTCGTAGTTGTAATTTGACCAAAAATCTTTTCATCTTTATTCCACTTTTTATCCGGATATAGCGATGATTCTcaatttttaatttttttaaTATTTGTATTTCTATGTGTGGCCTTTAAAGATATTTCGAGCCCACATCGTTAACTCGAATTGGCTTAGCTGGTTGGTCACTGAGGTTTTAcacttttctctcttttcttcattcaactatgtatgtttttttttctcatttttttttcacattcCTCTATTTGAGGCCGTAAGTTGTGTCAATTCGAGCCATCTCGAGTTGTGTGGGGTTTTTCTTGAAAATCTTGTCACAAAAATCGTGTTTCATCATTACATCGACAACGCCTTCACGGTAAAGAATTCACAGCAAGGACTGCGCATTTTCAAGCCCTGGCGAATTTTGTCGACAAGTGAATATGCATGCACCGCTGATCTGTATGTGCGCCTGGCCTGCTTATAACTTTTAACTGACCACTTTGGACAGTCCGCAAATGGCGGAAGTACATCGGGAATGCCATGATGGCAGTGCTTCCGCCATTGAATTTCTTGACGCTACACTATCTCTATTTCATTGCCACATGCATGATCGCTAGTATCATTTTCTATTTGACATCGACGCCATGGCGTAGCGTTGCCTATGTGGACTCGATTTTCTTGTGTGTCAGTGCCATGACCGGTGCTGGATTGAATACGGTATGGCCTGAATCTCATGGGCTATTTCGTAAGCTAATGGTCCGATTATCAGGTGGATCTGTCAACTCTGAATAGCTTCCAACAAGCAGTTTTGTTCATCCTGCTTATCCTGGGCCATGCCATTCTCATCTCTCTCACCGTACTTCTAGTACGTAAGAGGGCTTTCGAGGCAAAGTTCAAGGGTGTTTCCAATGAGCGGGAAAGAGAGCGGTCTAGTTGTAACCCCTTGGAAGTTGAACTCCAGGCCAGGGGCCGGGAACCTGCTCAGGGAAGCACCGGTACTGATATCCCGGGCGAAAGCAATGGACACAGCGGTAAACCGCACCCAAAGACATCGGTGCTGGCCCAAGTGAAATCGGGAGAGCCATCTTCTCGTGATGAACAGCCATGGATGGAAGATGACCAAAAAACCATCGGTGGCACACCCCgtcatcatcaccaccgAGTCTTTCCTATGGCTGGCATTGGGGCGAGACCGGATCTGCATAATCACCCTCGCGACGCAGTGCCTAACGTCCCCTTGGTAGTCGAGGACTCCGTGTCTGGCTTCAAGGGAATTCTTCGTGGTACACAGAAGTACATGGCGTCTAAGGGGCTCGTGTCCCGCAACTCCCAGTTCCACGATCTCACTCCTGCTGAACGTGACGAACTAGGTGGCGTTGAGTACAAGGCCGTCTCGTTTCTTTCTGTGGTTGTGTTTCTTTACTTTATCTTGTTTATCATCTTTGGTATGGTCGGGGTCGGTGGTTGGCTGGAAGTTAACGATCCCGCCGTGACGCGCACGAACGGCCTTTCGCCTTTCTGGACGGGtgctttctttgctgtttctGCTTTCGTGAACAGTGGCATGTCGCTTCTGGATGCTAATATGACTGCTTTGCAGTTGAAGTTGGTGGCCTAGATCTCTCGCCTTTCAACAGTCAAGCTTGCTGACCCTCTCTAGTGCTTACCCCCTTCTCACAATGGGATTCCTGATTCTAGCTGGAAACACTCTCTTCCCTTGTTTCCTGCGGTTCATTATCTGGACTATGAGGATCATGCTTCCGGACCGGCCGAGGTGGCAGTCGTGGCGTATAACCCTTGATTTCATCTTGAAGCATCCTCGAAGGGTAAGTCATGTTGCAGCACTCTAATAGATTGCAGAATGTAGACACTGATCGTGAAGCCAGGTCTATACGAACCTCTTCCCTGCTCGCCATACGTGGTATCTACTCGGCACGATTGTCATTCTGAACGGTATCGACTGGGCGTCATTTGAGCTACTGTCTATTGGAAACAAGGACATCGAGAGTCTTCCTACCGAGTATCGTGTGTTGGATGGACTTTTCCAAGCCATAGGTTCGTCAACCAATATTACCTCCACCGTCATATCTGAATGAAGCTGATAGATGATCTCGAATAAAGCGGTACGCGCTGGTGGATTCTACGTTGTAACCATTGCCGGTCTTCGCCAGGGTCTCTTGGTTCTCTATGGCAAGTGCTTTGAATTTTTTCGCCCCACTGAAGGATCATCACGCTAATAAAATCTTTAGTACTTATGATGGTAAGACCTATCAGTCTTGTAGCGCATGCACCAACCCCCCAAACTAACACCTCGCCCAGTACGTCTCCGCGTACCCAGTAACGCTCACGATGCGGTAGGTAGCCAGTgaactcgccaaagaaaCCACAATCTAACACCCGCCCAGCAATACGAACGTCTACGAAGAACGCTCGCTAGGAATCTATGCACACGACGAATCCCCAGACTCACCAGCAAACACAAGCCGCAGCAACGTAGTAATGGACCTAATCCGACACCATCTCGGCCGCCCAGGCCTGTCCGAGACTTCGCGTGGCTACTTCGTGCACCAACAGATCCGCTCCCAACTCAGCCATGACCTGTGGTGGATCGCGCTGGCGATAttcttcatcgccatccGCGAGTCAGACCACTATGAATCCCAGCCTGTGTCTTTCTCCACCTTCAACATCATTTTCGAGGTTGTCTCTGCCTACGGCTGTGTGGGTGTCAGTCTTGGATTCCCTGGGAAGAATTACTCGTTCTGTGGAGCGTGGCACACTGTTAGCAAGTTGATTCTTGCTGCTGTGGCTTTACGTGGTAGGCATCGTGGTTTGCCCGTGGCAATTGACAAGGCTATCATGTTGCCCAGTGAATCTTTGGCTTGGgctgaagaggaggatgctgctatgcggAGGGATAGGTCTAGGGTTTGGGCTCAGGAGCATGGGCCTGTTGGGTCTGTTTAGATGTTGCACTTTGATATACCCCCTTTTGCTCGTTCATTTATTGGACTGTTTTATAAAGCGTAGATTTATGAGACCTATGATGAAATGAAGCTTGTTGAGAAAAGATGATTCTTTTGTAGGACTGAGTAACTACCCATGGTGTATCCTGGTAAACAAAGACATATGCAATAACCGTGTGAAGTAGCTGGACATGGACATGGACAAGGAGATATACAAATTAAAAGAATAACTAGACGATCTACTCgtcctccatctccatctcgtcttcatcttcactcTCGATCTCGGCTTCCTCCTCGCTCTCCAattcctcctcatcctcgctgCCATCATCACTGCCAGCAACACCACCcatgtcttcatcttctccaccattcttcttcgcctcctgtctccgcttctcttcctcgatACGGCCTTCTTCGAGGACAGCAGCACGCTCCTCACGCAGCTTGCGCTGCGTCTTAACGAACGCACCGACAGGAGTAGTCTCCCAGTCAACATCCTTGAGGAAAGATTCAACGGCAGAGCGGTTGCGGGGAGCGTACGAGACGTTCATACGGCGCTCCTCGATCCAGCGGGCATTGGTCTCAACCTTCTGCACGAGAAGCAGGATCATCTGGTTGATTTTAGCGTTCTTGTTTCCACCGCTGCGGGCAGAGACCTGCTTCAGCCAGCGCTTGAGGGAGACAACGACGGGCACGGACAGTTCCGGGAACGCAATGTGCTTGGACCACAGGACGAAGAACTCAGAGAGGAGCTCGGCGACCTGCTCACCGATGCCGTCCTGGTAAGTGCGCGAGCGCAGGTAGGATTTGGGCGCGCGGATCGCTGTGTTGAAGTCTAGGGGCTTGAGCGTGCTGGACTTGGGGTGCTTGCGCATCTCTGCGGAGGTTAGGACCTCGAGAAGTGAAGCTGAGAGCGGGATGTAGGTGCCTGTTGCGCGGGAAATACGGAGCAGGGAGCGCGTCAATTGGAAGCGCAGAGGGAAGTACGTGGCGGTTGGGATGAGGCGCATGGCGCCCAGGGTAATTTGCACGACGGGGTAGATAAGGGGACGCAGAGCGGACTGCTTGCCGACTTGAGCCTCGACAAGGCCGTCGCAGTGCTGTGAAAGCACTCGGGACCAGAAGTCCAGTGAGTGCACGTATTGCCAGTTGTAGATGGTCTTGTAGGACTCCTTGGAGGTATTGGTAATGCTCTTGCGCAGGTGCATAGCCAGCTGACGGATGAAGGAGAACCCTGCTGTGTATGAGACGTTCTGGTCAATACCCCAGATTTCGGCTGCAGAGTTCTTCATTAAGTTCACGCCTGCTAGCGTGTGCACCGTTGTGTTGCGGCTACCCTTGACAACACCCTCGTAAGTGGCCTTGAGCACACTCTCCCTGATACCTGCATCTCCCAGAACCATAAGGCGGCGCAGAATCAAGAAACCTGTGATACGGGTGGCGTCAGCCGTAGACACATCAGCCCAAATTCCGACGACAATCTTAACGAGTGTCTTCAGCACCTTGCGGAACTGAAGAAGGTAAGGCAGCATGGGCTCAATTGACGCGAGGGTCAACTTTAGTGTCGATGCGTCGGACAAGTTGACCAGAAGCTGGTGAACTGAAGCAGTGTGCGATTTGATCAGAGGTGTGAGAgtcttgaacttcttggaATCTAATGACACTCTGATTTTGCCAGAAGCGCTCTCCTTGACGGGGAGATGGTGGGCTAGGACCTTGGGGATGGTGTTAAGAGCCGTGATGAGAACCTGGTGGTAGACGTTTTTGTCGGAGATGGTGTATTTTTGCTCGGGGGCATCAGGGTCATTGACATACGCGGCCGCACGGAAAGCGAGCACAGCCTGGCGCATCGCTCGGATCGAGTTTTGCTCCTCCATCAACTTCTGCCACTTCTTGACCATCTCAATAGTCAGGGTCTCATCCTCGGTCTCCTCCTCAggctcctcctccttcttggacttcttcttcttcttcttggctgGTTCCTCATCTTCAGGTTCTTCGCTTTCGCTCAGAGCGTCAACCTCTGAAAGATCGCCTTGGTCACCGAATTCGAGCAGTTCAGAATCGTTTTCCTTCAGATATTTATAGAACTCGGGGTCTTTGTCCTTCAATGACTCCAGCTGGTCCTTGTGCTCATCGTAAGCATCGACGCTGTCGTCATCACTCTCACCCTCAGAAGCCTCAGCGTCTGCCTGTGCCTTATCTTCTGAGCGCTTGCGCTTGCCGATCTTGGGGGTGGTGTCCTTCTTGCTAGCCTTCTTTCCCTTGTCCTCGGGAATATCGAAGCCGCCAGCGAAGAAGTCGTCAACGTTCATTTCGGAGAAGGCATTTTGTTTCTTCAACTCCTCCGGGTTTtctgcggcggcggcggcggcttCGGCTTCGGCACGGCGAGCAGCACTTTTTTCCTTGCGCTTGTCGTTCAGTTGGTGTCTTTGCTTAATCTTGGCATGCGCTTTGCGTCGCTCGAGGACGTCTGGCAGACGCTTCTGCACGAACTTCTTCGTCGATTTTTTTCCTCCAACCATTTTGAGATATTGATGCAGAAAAGAGTCTGCAAGTGTAGCTTGGTCGGAAAATGGCtggtcaaaaaaaaaattggggAGAAAATCGGCGGGTCCGCCTTTCAGACCGCCTTTGCCATTGGGCGATAACGTCTAGACAATCTACAAGACAACAAGACAACCTTCAAACTGACGACTGACGACTGACGACCATTGTACAAATCCTGAATTTGGGTGAAAATGTACTCCCAGCGCCCACTTTCGTATGCGCCGACTCCCTACAGCTACACACCTAACCCCGCCCGGTCAGCCACAATCAACCTTGACGAAGTATGGACCCTTGTCGCCGCACTGATAGTCAGATGGTCTAATGCCACTTCTCGTAGGAAGTCAAACTAGCATCCAGCTCAGCCGAGCGTGACTTATACGAATCACTAGCCGAAATCTATAGCATCATAGTCACTCTCGATGGACTCGAGAAAGCATACATCAAGGATGTGGTCACCGAGACAGAATATACCGAGACATGCACTCGGCTATTGAAGCAATACAAGTCTAGTCTTGGAGACGAGACAGTGTTGCGGGAGTTCGTGGATTTGGAAACCTTTAAGCGGACGTGGGGTGTGAGTGTTCTTCTCCATTTTACCCCTAAAACACCAAGGCATCTCTAATGCCAGATGGACAATGCAGTTGGAATGCCCACGAGCCACAGAGCGATTGCGTATTGGTCTTCCGGCCACAGTTGAGCAAGCTTCTCATGGTGCACCAACCCCCAGCATGGGCGTTGCTGCGACGGGCCAGGCTGGTGGTGCCTCTGGTAGTCTTATTCTGGCAGCAACCGAAAACTTCATTACCTTCCTCGATGCACTGAAACTTAACATGGTATCTAAAGATGCACTGCATCCGCTTTTATCCGAGGTGATTCAATCCGTGAATAAGGTAACAGATACCGATTTCGAAGACCGCGGCAAGATCATTCAGTGGTTGATCGCATTGAATCAAATGCGAGCTACTGAGGAATTGAGCGAGGACCAAGCGCGTGAACTTGCATTTGATATTGAACAGGCTTATCAGGGCTTCAAGGCAACTTTGAACTGATTTGGGGAATCTTTGACTTGATGCACCGGCAAGGCGTTCATATGGACAGTATAGATACCATTATGTTTTCATGTAATATTGTGATCGTTTGTGATTGCTGGCTTAATATACCTACTTTTGATTGTTTTTGATTGAATGTTCTGGCATAAGTACAGTAAGAGCATCTACTGTATGGATCGAACGGCATCTGGCTTAGCGCCATACACTATTTGGGTCAgttctttttcctctttcgaTATCAAATGTTTCTTTCTCACTTGCAGCGGCCTTCGGTTTTATAATTTCTGTTCTCTTGATGTCTTGGTGCCTGATAATCTAGGCGACAGTCAACCCGCGGAACGGCAGCGCCAGCCTTTCCTCTTCAGGAAtattccctttttttctcCGCCACGCTTCTCCAGACTGTGAGGTCAATTTCTTGCCTTACATTCCTCTCCGGCAACGACTAGAGCACACAAAGGTTTCACCATGATCAGCACTACAGATGAGCCTCTACATGGTTAGTTCATAATCTCTTTCCTCAAGTCCATTCGGTCCACAAAAGATAATGGTACTGATAAGCGCAGTGCTTGACCTCCCGCAACTTTACCAGAAGCCCTCGGGAACCGATCTCGTGAAAGCTCTAGCTCTGCTGAGCTTACAGCCACGCACATTTGGCACGACCGCTGATGTCGTCAAAGGCCCCGCGGTCCAGCCCGCGGGAGTGACTCGGTATCTCACATCCATCATCGCCAGCCCACTAGCATGGCTCGATACCGAGGAACTCCGGGAGGCAATCTGGGATGCAGCCGCTGCACGACTGAGTGAACGGTCTGGTCGAACTGGTAAGCAGGCCACTATTTATCCAGCTGTGTTATGTTATCCCGCTGACCGTGACTCATTTACCACCAGCTATGCCGGCAATGTCTCGAATCTTCAACGTGCCCACCTCTTCCAGTGAAGAATACACACTGACACTCCATGAACCGTCAATCACAGCGGATAATCTCGGTATGAAGACTTGGGTGTCTTCCTATCTTCTCGCGCGCCGGCTTCACAAGCTTAAATCGCCACCAGCACTTGTTTCCTCGGCGTCAGATACTCCCTCTACAATCAATCCCCAGAAACCTCTGCGGGCGCTCGAACTCGGCGCTGGAACAGGCTTGGTTGGGCTTTCCTTCGCAGCTCTGCAGGGCGAGTCTGCCACCGTCCACCTTACCGACTTGCCCGAGATTGTTCCCAACCTCGCTCACAACGCTGCCTTGAACGTAGAACTCCTCACCAAAACTGGGGCGACTGTGACCACCGGTTTGCTTGACTGGTCGGTCACGCCGTCGCCCCTTCCAGCTGCGAAAGAGCAGTTTGATGTTATTCTCGCTGCAGATCCATTGTACTCGCCCAGCCATCCCAAATGGTTGGTGGACACCATCAAGCCCTGGCTTAGCCGTGGGCTTGATGCGCGAGTTGTGGCGGAGATGCCGCTACGAGATGCATATCTACCGCAGGTGAAGGAGTTCCGGCAGCGGATGGGCGAGTTGGGGCTGTTTGTTCTTGAGGAGGGCAATGAGGTTGGCTATGATGACTGGGAGGGTGCGGATGGAGGTGCGCTGGCTGTCAATTGTTGGTGGTCAATTTGGGGATGGAGTGAAAAGGTATAATGGCAGTACGGCCAGGTCATAATGACCAAACGAAATGACGAATAATAACGATACACGATAGATTAGAACAAGGATTCCTAGACTTTGCTTTTTGAGCAATGCAACCCCCAAAGATCAAACCTTGAAGATGAACATGCTCGCATCATATTCGATGGAAGTCAACTTGATGAATGAGGAAAACATTGGTCGACAGAAAAGAGGAGCAGTTCCATCACGTGACGATGACGTCGGTGTCACCATTTCGATGGATCGTGGATTTCTACCGGGTCCTGTATTTCTAGGGGTTCAGAACCCTAGCAAGAATGACTTGTATCTATGCTCATTTACAGAAAACAGATATTCTCTACATCCATGTGGTCGGTCAACAGCCCAACGTTCTTCAAGTATCAAGCAAGTTATCCTAACGCGATGACAGACCTGAGTCCAGAGCAAACCGCAAGCATACCAGCCTCCAAATTCCTGGAATCCGAATAATCAGGGTGCTGTTCAAAGCCGACAAAATCCAAGGGTCTGAACTGCGACATAAATACATATACTTCCATCAAGCTACCGACTACGATTCATTCCTTTTGACCTCTCGAGTCGTGCATTACGGAATACGTCGCAAACCCAATATTGCATACCTCACCAAACACCTGTACAATGATTGGGCTTCTAGCCCTCACCTCCATTCCAACAGTGACAGGTGTAGCTCTCGCTTCCAGCGAGCAGCGCAAAGCAAACCAGCGCAAAGAAGAAGCCCGTCGCATGGTGAAGTTCAACATCGTGGCGGAATGCGATGGGGACACGGATGATGACCGCAAATTAAACGGGATGACTGTTGTTGTAAGAGATGAGAAGGTAAGGAACCGTAAGGAACCCTAATGCGGACTAGAGAAAGAGTCTAGAATACGTTTCAGCCCCTCTGAACATTAAAACCACAGCTCAAATTGCAGACTAGACTGATACATCTACCCCCGCAGGTCTACCTCGCCAACCCAGATCCCTCCAAACGATCCCCGCCAGCTTTCACGGCCTTGGCTTTCTACATCGAGTATCCCGAACCAGAGGAACTAAAATACCTCAAGCGTGAGCGTGGCCTCGGCCTCCCAACCTACGTCCAGGACAATCCGCCCCTTCTCAACTGGATCTATGCAGATACCGAAACGTATGAGTTGCGATACGGGAATCGGTCGCAAAGTGTGGAGCAGCTGGTCGAGCCGTGGGACTGGTGTAAGAACGAGAAGTTTATTTCGCTTGAAGGGAAGCAGAATGCTTTCATTGCggttgaagaagaggagggggAATGGGCGCTTCATTTTGA
Protein-coding sequences here:
- a CDS encoding Molybdopterin cofactor biosynthesis C (MoaC) domain, with product MAGSCKRIWSCSRAARPWGIQTRVQSTRAASRPDAIVASPELPPPHISTESSKLSKFKSVKPFSEFLTDTFNRQHDYLRISITERCNLRCLYCMPEEGIDLSPSAKLLTSPEILYLSSLFVSQGVTKIRLTGGEPTVRKDIVPLMQDIGKLRQNGLRELCLTTNGISLYRKLDPMVEAGLTGVNLSLDTLDPFQFQIMTRRKGFDAVMKSIDRILEMNQVGAGIKLKINCVVMRGMNDREILPFVELGREKPVEVRFIEYMPFGGNKWNQGKMFSYQEMLAVIREKYPTFEKVADHKNDTSKTYRVPGFEGRVGFITSMTHNFCGTCNRLRITSDGNLKVCLFGNAEVSLRDIIRKENGGNPIDVDAINNLQLLETVQTSARLSDKGGLVNEREREILDIIGMAVKRKKAKHAGMAQLKDMKNRPMILIDNKPKAWGSGSHFWSPIPIHILSRLPAASQSRLYHSGRSKSETENRNPRLSPSLPTASDADLPHLTPSKTVHMTQITEKPETKRVATAACTVSFSNARPWEILREGQTTHKGDVFSVARIAGIMAAKRTPDIVPLCHPGIGITGVEVSVELVEPAQNRDHGGMHVVASVSCFGRTGVEMEAMTATIGAALTVYDMLKAVDKGMVIESVRLLEKQGGKSGHWVRE
- a CDS encoding Vacuolar protein sorting-associated protein Vps28, putative, with the protein product MYSQRPLSYAPTPYSYTPNPARSATINLDEEVKLASSSAERDLYESLAEIYSIIVTLDGLEKAYIKDVVTETEYTETCTRLLKQYKSSLGDETVLREFVDLETFKRTWGLECPRATERLRIGLPATVEQASHGAPTPSMGVAATGQAGGASGSLILAATENFITFLDALKLNMVSKDALHPLLSEVIQSVNKVTDTDFEDRGKIIQWLIALNQMRATEELSEDQARELAFDIEQAYQGFKATLN
- a CDS encoding Potassium transporter, putative, with amino-acid sequence MHAPLIFRKWRKYIGNAMMAVLPPLNFLTLHYLYFIATCMIASIIFYLTSTPWRSVAYVDSIFLCVSAMTGAGLNTVDLSTLNSFQQAVLFILLILGHAILISLTVLLVRKRAFEAKFKGVSNERERERSSCNPLEVELQARGREPAQGSTGTDIPGESNGHSGKPHPKTSVLAQVKSGEPSSRDEQPWMEDDQKTIGGTPRHHHHRVFPMAGIGARPDLHNHPRDAVPNVPLVVEDSVSGFKGILRGTQKYMASKGLVSRNSQFHDLTPAERDELGGVEYKAVSFLSVVVFLYFILFIIFGMVGVGGWLEVNDPAVTRTNGLSPFWTGAFFAVSAFVNSGMSLLDANMTALQLNAYPLLTMGFLILAGNTLFPCFLRFIIWTMRIMLPDRPRWQSWRITLDFILKHPRRVYTNLFPARHTWYLLGTIVILNGIDWASFELLSIGNKDIESLPTEYRVLDGLFQAIAVRAGGFYVVTIAGLRQGLLVLYVLMMYVSAYPVTLTMRNTNVYEERSLGIYAHDESPDSPANTSRSNVVMDLIRHHLGRPGLSETSRGYFVHQQIRSQLSHDLWWIALAIFFIAIRESDHYESQPVSFSTFNIIFEVVSAYGCVGVSLGFPGKNYSFCGAWHTVSKLILAAVALRGRHRGLPVAIDKAIMLPSESLAWAEEEDAAMRRDRSRVWAQEHGPVGSV
- a CDS encoding Ribosome assembly protein Noc2, putative — protein: MVGGKKSTKKFVQKRLPDVLERRKAHAKIKQRHQLNDKRKEKSAARRAEAEAAAAAAENPEELKKQNAFSEMNVDDFFAGGFDIPEDKGKKASKKDTTPKIGKRKRSEDKAQADAEASEGESDDDSVDAYDEHKDQLESLKDKDPEFYKYLKENDSELLEFGDQGDLSEVDALSESEEPEDEEPAKKKKKKSKKEEEPEEETEDETLTIEMVKKWQKLMEEQNSIRAMRQAVLAFRAAAYVNDPDAPEQKYTISDKNVYHQVLITALNTIPKVLAHHLPVKESASGKIRVSLDSKKFKTLTPLIKSHTASVHQLLVNLSDASTLKLTLASIEPMLPYLLQFRKVLKTLVKIVVGIWADVSTADATRITGFLILRRLMVLGDAGIRESVLKATYEGVVKGSRNTTVHTLAGVNLMKNSAAEIWGIDQNVSYTAGFSFIRQLAMHLRKSITNTSKESYKTIYNWQYVHSLDFWSRVLSQHCDGLVEAQVGKQSALRPLIYPVVQITLGAMRLIPTATYFPLRFQLTRSLLRISRATGTYIPLSASLLEVLTSAEMRKHPKSSTLKPLDFNTAIRAPKSYLRSRTYQDGIGEQVAELLSEFFVLWSKHIAFPELSVPVVVSLKRWLKQVSARSGGNKNAKINQMILLLVQKVETNARWIEERRMNVSYAPRNRSAVESFLKDVDWETTPVGAFVKTQRKLREERAAVLEEGRIEEEKRRQEAKKNGGEDEDMGGVAGSDDGSEDEEELESEEEAEIESEDEDEMEMEDE